A stretch of Cytophagales bacterium DNA encodes these proteins:
- a CDS encoding TonB-dependent receptor, with translation MTPRTVLTLLVILTCIASGFAQSGSITLSGKIIDQVNNEPLPFATAVIKNKIDSSLIKGSVADLEGYFQISGIAPGTYLLEVSFAGYQVKTQDLFVGKLSNYLDLGTIAITPDQQVLDELVVEGERTTVSSQLDKKSYGVESNLAQSGGSVMDAMRTLPGVTVDQEGKIILRGSDRVTVLIDGQQSALTGFGNQKSLDNIPAANIERIEVINNPSAKYNAAGMAGIVNIIYKKDQSKGLTGEVGLNLGLGAIGTRQDDLPTDLGSFSANPKLIPNLNLNYQGSKVNYFLQSSVLLQEKLPNNEFTTRFYDDGRIIASQVPENRKQVHYIVTGGVDWKISEDDILTLSGIFDYESHVDSSQVPFINRHLDGGRNRYYAWNEEEITGLANGTLNFKHQFPQPGHTLSSTFQFTKGWEDESYFLQDSSAVRQSGDTTMLLAEEFTTSWAIDYVKPLGSGRVELGSRLQWRRIPVDYTVGRGVNSIIYPGLGDNSNWGENIYAGYVNYIFERPKYNIEGGLRAEFTDVFYTIDEANIYYDENDAYDYFEVFPNIRFTYNINQNNRFSAFYNRRIDRPGEPELRIFPKFDDPELSKVGDPYLRPQFTQALEIAYGIDWESGTLFLAGFQRWIDNQFLRIYNEDTSSGGNVINKIYQNTGPATNTGLEVILDQNITSFWKLSASVNWYINTIEDHQGFLRFPFERNYTLEASEDDTWDLKLNNQWEFQNGFKLQLTGVYYAPRNVPQGRQLERSSIDIGASKRIWKGKGELTASFTDIFNRFGINQQLTGTGFRANYQNFYETQVLRIGLKYKI, from the coding sequence ATGACACCAAGAACCGTACTCACACTTCTGGTAATCTTAACATGCATAGCCTCAGGATTTGCCCAATCTGGATCGATCACCCTTTCTGGCAAAATAATCGATCAGGTCAATAATGAACCACTACCCTTTGCCACAGCTGTTATCAAAAACAAAATTGATAGTTCGTTAATAAAAGGAAGCGTCGCGGATCTGGAAGGTTACTTTCAAATCTCTGGCATCGCTCCTGGAACATATTTACTGGAAGTATCCTTTGCTGGATATCAAGTAAAAACTCAGGACCTCTTTGTAGGAAAGCTAAGCAACTACCTAGACTTGGGGACCATCGCCATTACTCCAGATCAGCAAGTCCTGGACGAATTAGTGGTCGAAGGGGAACGAACAACTGTTTCCTCCCAGCTGGACAAAAAGAGCTACGGAGTAGAAAGTAATTTGGCCCAATCCGGTGGCTCAGTGATGGACGCCATGCGAACATTACCAGGTGTGACTGTAGACCAGGAAGGTAAAATTATTCTCAGAGGAAGTGACAGAGTAACTGTCTTGATCGATGGCCAGCAAAGTGCATTGACTGGTTTTGGCAATCAGAAGAGTCTGGACAATATACCAGCCGCCAACATCGAACGCATTGAAGTTATCAATAATCCATCAGCCAAATACAATGCCGCAGGAATGGCAGGCATTGTCAATATCATCTATAAAAAAGACCAGAGCAAGGGCCTTACCGGTGAAGTTGGATTGAACCTGGGACTCGGGGCCATTGGCACACGCCAGGACGATCTACCTACGGACCTGGGAAGCTTCTCAGCAAACCCGAAATTGATACCAAATCTCAACCTGAACTACCAGGGGAGCAAAGTAAATTACTTTTTGCAGTCCTCTGTGTTGCTGCAGGAGAAGTTACCCAACAATGAATTCACAACTCGATTCTATGATGATGGTCGAATCATTGCCTCGCAAGTGCCTGAGAATCGTAAACAAGTCCATTACATTGTCACGGGAGGCGTTGACTGGAAGATTTCAGAGGACGATATCCTGACACTTTCCGGAATCTTTGATTATGAGAGTCACGTGGATTCCTCCCAAGTTCCTTTCATCAACCGGCACCTGGACGGTGGCCGAAATCGATACTATGCCTGGAACGAAGAGGAGATAACGGGACTGGCGAATGGAACTCTGAATTTTAAGCACCAATTTCCACAGCCTGGGCATACCCTATCCTCCACCTTTCAATTCACTAAAGGCTGGGAAGACGAAAGTTATTTCTTACAGGACAGTTCAGCTGTTCGACAATCAGGGGATACTACCATGCTTCTGGCTGAAGAATTCACGACCAGTTGGGCCATAGATTATGTAAAACCTCTGGGGAGTGGCAGAGTCGAACTCGGCTCAAGGTTGCAGTGGAGACGAATCCCAGTTGACTATACCGTAGGCAGAGGAGTGAATTCTATTATCTATCCAGGTCTGGGAGACAACTCTAATTGGGGGGAGAATATCTATGCGGGTTATGTAAACTACATTTTCGAACGACCAAAGTACAACATTGAAGGAGGTCTGCGAGCTGAATTTACAGATGTGTTTTACACCATCGATGAGGCCAATATCTACTATGACGAAAATGACGCTTACGACTACTTCGAGGTTTTTCCAAATATCCGCTTCACCTACAACATCAATCAAAACAATCGCTTCTCTGCATTTTACAATCGACGCATAGATCGTCCTGGAGAACCAGAGCTCAGGATCTTTCCCAAGTTTGATGACCCTGAGTTGTCAAAAGTGGGTGACCCTTATTTACGACCACAGTTTACCCAGGCACTGGAAATCGCTTACGGCATAGATTGGGAAAGTGGCACCCTATTCCTGGCAGGGTTCCAAAGATGGATTGACAACCAGTTTCTGAGGATCTATAATGAAGACACCTCTAGTGGAGGCAATGTCATTAACAAGATCTATCAAAATACGGGGCCAGCCACTAACACAGGATTGGAGGTCATTTTAGATCAGAACATCACCTCTTTTTGGAAACTCTCAGCGAGTGTCAACTGGTACATCAATACCATTGAAGACCATCAAGGCTTCTTACGATTCCCGTTTGAACGAAACTATACACTCGAGGCATCGGAAGATGACACGTGGGATTTGAAACTTAACAATCAATGGGAATTTCAAAACGGTTTCAAGCTTCAGCTAACGGGTGTTTACTATGCTCCCAGAAATGTGCCTCAGGGTAGGCAACTGGAAAGATCCTCCATAGATATTGGTGCCAGCAAGCGGATCTGGAAAGGTAAAGGCGAATTGACAGCTTCGTTCACCGACATCTTCAATCGATTTGGAATCAACCAGCAATTGACAGGCACAGGATTTAGAGCTAATTACCAAAATTTCTACGAGACTCAAGTGTTAAGAATAGGTTTGAAATACAAGATCTAA
- a CDS encoding exo-alpha-sialidase has translation MKGAYIFLFLLVLGCTQGPKEQNPEVKQELAAMISPAVGNSSLPYLISGDDGELYLSWVEQLGDTALLKYAKWEGNNWSSTEDIASGTDWFVNWADYPMLAASKDGEMVAHYLAKSSAGTYSYDVNITRKVENSWTASMVPHKDGTPTEHGFATMIPAKSNGFQLAWLDGRNTSGGHGEHQGAMSIRAAMMDDQGALSNEVELDNRVCDCCQTGGAMTTNGPVVIYRDRSEMEVRDMSIVRLVDGEWTAPQTIYADNWKIEGCPVNGPRADAVGNTLAVAWFAAPNKQPQVKLIFSEDGGASFGNPVTIDNQMPLGRVDVVMIDEEKAMVSWLGREGENSVIKARIVSKTGRAEPAMTIAKSSESRGSGFPQMAYHDGEMWFAWTDMSEEGNSVKVAKMGI, from the coding sequence ATGAAAGGGGCCTATATCTTTTTATTCCTTTTGGTCCTCGGGTGTACCCAGGGACCGAAGGAGCAGAACCCTGAGGTAAAGCAAGAATTAGCAGCCATGATTTCACCGGCTGTAGGTAATAGCTCATTGCCTTATTTGATCTCCGGTGATGATGGTGAGTTGTATTTATCCTGGGTAGAGCAATTGGGAGATACCGCACTTTTGAAATACGCGAAATGGGAAGGAAATAACTGGTCTTCTACCGAGGACATTGCTTCCGGTACGGATTGGTTTGTCAATTGGGCTGATTACCCAATGTTGGCGGCTAGTAAGGATGGAGAAATGGTCGCGCATTATCTGGCCAAGAGTTCTGCAGGTACCTATTCCTACGATGTGAACATTACTCGGAAAGTGGAAAATTCCTGGACCGCATCTATGGTCCCGCACAAGGATGGTACTCCTACCGAGCATGGATTTGCTACCATGATCCCCGCGAAAAGCAATGGATTTCAGCTGGCCTGGCTGGATGGTAGAAACACCTCCGGAGGTCACGGGGAGCACCAGGGAGCTATGTCGATAAGAGCAGCCATGATGGATGATCAAGGAGCACTTTCTAACGAAGTGGAATTGGACAATCGGGTTTGTGATTGCTGTCAAACCGGTGGAGCCATGACAACAAATGGGCCAGTTGTGATTTATCGTGATCGCTCTGAAATGGAAGTTCGTGACATGTCTATTGTTAGACTGGTAGACGGGGAATGGACCGCACCGCAAACCATCTATGCCGACAATTGGAAAATTGAAGGCTGTCCGGTCAATGGACCCAGAGCGGATGCGGTAGGCAACACCTTGGCGGTAGCATGGTTTGCGGCTCCAAATAAGCAACCACAAGTAAAATTGATCTTCTCGGAGGATGGAGGCGCAAGCTTTGGTAATCCGGTGACCATTGATAACCAAATGCCTCTGGGCCGTGTAGATGTGGTGATGATCGATGAAGAGAAAGCCATGGTCAGCTGGTTAGGTCGTGAAGGTGAAAACAGTGTCATCAAAGCCAGGATCGTGAGTAAGACTGGACGTGCAGAGCCGGCCATGACCATTGCTAAAAGCAGTGAGTCTCGAGGTAGTGGTTTTCCACAGATGGCTTACCATGACGGTGAAATGTGGTTTGCCTGGACTGACATGTCAGAAGAAGGTAACTCGGTGAAGGTGGCGAAGATGGGGATATGA
- a CDS encoding DUF2911 domain-containing protein: MKNPTFLLILLILGACSAPENKSEDHSGHESHAAASSEKPKSKSPAKMAMTNVGKNHVHIEYHSPSKRGRQIFGGLVAYDEVWVTGAHNATSIRFSKDVEIGGAQIPIGKYALFTIPGEEEWTVIINKNWEQHLADDYDQAEDVVRFQVTPKKLDQPMESLTYLVEPVDEATGTITISWDDVAISFEVKNS, encoded by the coding sequence ATGAAAAATCCAACATTCCTTTTAATACTGTTGATCCTGGGAGCTTGCTCAGCTCCTGAGAATAAGTCTGAAGATCATAGTGGTCATGAAAGTCATGCTGCCGCAAGTTCAGAAAAACCCAAGTCTAAGAGTCCGGCTAAAATGGCCATGACCAATGTGGGTAAAAACCACGTGCATATCGAATATCACTCACCAAGCAAGCGCGGGCGTCAAATCTTCGGTGGCTTAGTCGCCTATGATGAAGTTTGGGTGACAGGTGCACACAATGCCACGTCTATTCGTTTCTCTAAGGATGTCGAAATTGGAGGCGCACAAATACCGATAGGAAAGTATGCGCTCTTTACCATTCCTGGTGAAGAAGAGTGGACTGTGATCATCAATAAAAACTGGGAGCAGCATTTAGCCGATGATTATGATCAGGCTGAAGACGTGGTGCGGTTTCAGGTCACTCCTAAGAAGCTGGATCAGCCAATGGAGTCATTGACCTATTTGGTAGAGCCCGTGGATGAAGCGACCGGGACCATTACCATTTCCTGGGATGATGTGGCCATCAGTTTTGAAGTAAAGAATAGCTGA